From Mustela erminea isolate mMusErm1 chromosome 1, mMusErm1.Pri, whole genome shotgun sequence, a single genomic window includes:
- the RTBDN gene encoding retbindin: protein MACRGHTRPKGLTWALGLTLAWILLGACGGSRPLPAMSRRHHRLAADLGTSQLHLAEMDTPEALDPGMAPERCGDPSPGCESFLGHLQVALHSRFRLLLLGARQAQPLCSELCDVWFATCESDIICGSTWLPILEKRGCEPGCPTYEQTFADGAELCRSVLGYAMPVAAPRAGHCINISTSVLPGSRQEGKAREITFLRSRRSRTWILDAAGSGSGSGSGSGP, encoded by the exons ATGGCCTGCAGGGGTCACACTCGACCCAAGGGCCTGACCTGGGCCCTAGGACTGACCCTGGCTTGGATCCTGCTGGGAGCCTGTGGAGGAAGCCGCCCACTCCCAGCTATGTCCCGGAGACACCACAGGCTGGCAGCCGATCTTGGCACAAGCCAGCTGCACCTTGCAG AGATGGACACACCAGAGGCACTGGACCCTGGGATGGCCCCAGAACGCTGTGGGGACCCGAGCCCCGG GTGCGAATCCTTTCTGGGACATCTCCAAGTTGCCCTCCACAGTCGCTTCCGCCTGCTGTTACTGGGAGCACGCCAGGCACAGCCGCTCTGTTCCGAGCTCTGCGATGTCTG GTTTGCCACATGTGAAAGCGATATTATTTGCGGCTCGACTTGGCTCCCGATCCTAGAAAAGAGGGGCTGTGAGCCTGGCTGCCCTACCTATGAGCAG accttCGCTGACGGGGCGGAACTTTGCCGCTCGGTTCTGGGCTACGCGATGCCGGTGGCAGCTCCTCGTGCCGGTCACTGCATCAACATTTCCACCTCGGTACTGCCGGGTTCCAGACAGGAAGGGAAGGCCCGAGAAATCACCTTCCTGCGTTCCCGCCGCTCACGCACCTGGATCCTGGATGCCGCGGGCAGCGGGAGTGGCAGTGGAAGCGGCAGCGGCCCCTAG